A genomic region of Rhizobium indicum contains the following coding sequences:
- a CDS encoding DUF2721 domain-containing protein, translating to MSFVPTVAAMTEMFSRAAAPAFFLGAVAAFISLLTARMSTVVARARLLNAIPQDSDKAHMRDDIPRLKTRARLLKSGILLSLGSGLCAGLLLGTVFVTGFFALQYSYGAGILFITATMLLCGAMIRFAQDVIMDLHEFDYFE from the coding sequence ATGAGCTTCGTACCGACGGTCGCCGCAATGACGGAGATGTTTTCGCGAGCCGCAGCTCCCGCTTTCTTCCTTGGAGCGGTTGCGGCCTTTATCTCCCTGCTGACAGCGAGAATGAGTACAGTGGTTGCCCGAGCCAGACTTCTAAATGCAATCCCGCAAGACTCGGACAAAGCGCATATGAGAGATGACATTCCGCGTCTCAAGACAAGAGCGAGGCTACTTAAAAGCGGTATCCTACTATCGCTGGGTAGCGGCTTATGCGCAGGTCTGCTGCTCGGAACAGTTTTCGTTACTGGATTTTTCGCTCTTCAGTATTCGTATGGAGCCGGAATTCTTTTCATCACGGCGACGATGCTCCTTTGCGGAGCCATGATCCGGTTTGCGCAGGACGTCATCATGGATTTACACGAGTTTGACTATTTCGAGTGA